In Salinibaculum sp. SYNS191, the genomic window GTCGCCGACGCGCACGTCTTCGAGCAGTGACGTCGGAATGCGCTTGTATCCCTGCTCACCGGTGTCAGTCGAGCCGCCGTAGGCGTCCAGAACGTCGACATCCGAACCGTAGACTTTCGTCCGGTACTGTGTCCTCGACGTATCACTGTACCCACCAGCGTCGTCGCTGACTTCGGTACTGGCCAGCACGCCCTGCATGTTCCACAGCACGGAGAGCTGTCGCGCAAGCGTCTCACTCGTCGTCGTGTGGGAGAGTTCGTTACTCGGGTGCGTATCGGAACCGTCTCCCTGGTAGAGAGCGGTGATGAATTGCTTCTGTGCCGCGGGGAGAGCACTGAAGACGAAGTCTGGAATTCGCTTCTCGTCGGCCTGCTCACCACAGACGTTTTTCAGAAACAGTGCAAGCGGCGAGCCGAACGCTTTCACGCGAGTGGAGTTTCGTTCCCGTTCGACGGTCGTCGTTTTACCGCCGACGCCGGCGAGTGCCCGTTCCGTCGTCTCGATCAGTTCCGACTCGTGGGAACCGAACGTGAATCCGACCTGCCGAGGTCCAGCGTGGCCCTCCGCGACGTAGTAGCCCAGCAGTTTCATGAACTCCTCGGAGACCGGGAGCGAAACTGGCAGTGTCGTCTCCTCTCCACCGACCTGGTACGTTTTGAACTGACACTCCTGACGCGCCGCTTTCTCCTCCCAGCCGAGTTCGATGACGGTCTCGGCGGGAAGGTAGCCCTTTTCCAGGTAGTTGGTTTCGAGGCTGTCTTTCAGGATATCGACGCCGTCGTAGCGGTAGTACGTCCGCTTTCGCGAGCTATCCGGAGACGGTTTCTTTCGGATACGGTCACCCTCCTGCAGTCGCTCCAGCGTCTCGCGCTCGAACCCGTAGACGTACACTCGCTTGTCGGCGAGTTGCTCGGCGTCGAGGTGTGCAAGGAGGTTCACCTCCTCGGTAGACTCCGCGAACCCGGGAAGGGTCCGAGGTGTGAGAATGGCATCACCAGCTCCGATGTCGCTGGCTTCGACTTCCGTCGTCTCGCCGTCTTTCGTCACCGAGAACAGACTGTGGTTGCCGGTGACTTCGACCGTGCGGCCTTTCTCTGTCGTTATCTCGTAGGTACGCTCGTCCGTTTCGTGGCGGATGGCGTGGGTGACTGGCTGCCAGGTCATCTCGTGTGTTTCGCGGTCGAACGACGGTACCTCGATTTCGTCCGGAACTGGCCGCGTTGCCGCACCGTCTGCAGGAAGATATGCGTCACACAGCACACCGACCGGAACGAACTCGATGGTATCGTTCCGTCGTACGAGGACCCGTTGCTCCGGCGTCAGTGATTGCTCACGCTTGTGAAAACGGCTGCCATAGAGGAGCTTCCCGAAGATTTTCGGAATCTGCTCCTTCGTGATGCCCGGCCCGTTGTCCTCGACGATGAGCCGGTAGTAGTCGCCGGCCTCCTGAATCTCGACGTAGATGTCGGGGAGGATACCGGCCTCCTCGGTGGCGTCCAGAGCGTTGTCGACGGCTTCCTTCACGGCTGTCACGAGTGCCCGGGCCTCGGAGTCGAACCCGAGCATGTGCTTGTTCTTCTCGAAGAACTCGGCGATGGAGATCGACCGCTGGCTCTCGGCCAGCTCCTCGGCGATCCCCTCTCCCTCGCCGAGCCGCGACTGATAGGAGGTCATGTGGCTATACGTTTACGACCGGAGTTTAAATGTTGTGTGGCAGCGGGGTGAAAGTGGAAGCGGCCCCTGCTGCGCGTGGCGAGGGAGGGCATCGAGTTCCCGCCCCCGGGTCGAGATAGCTACAAATACGCACAGATAGCGGTAGATAGGATATCGACACTGTCCAGCTACGGGTCGGATAGCGACGTCCGAGCGGGGGATTATGCGACACGAGCGCGTACCGCAGACGCTATGGGAGACACGCGAGAGGGGCGACAGAAGAAGGGACGAGACGAGGAGAAACGCCAGCGCGAGCGCGACATGGAGGACGACCTGGAGGAGAGCGAGGCCGAAGACGAAATAGAGGAGAGCGAGACAGAGGACGAGGAACAGGCAGACGACGAGTGAGCAGGGCCCCGACCGGACGACCGCTCGCGGTGACGGGCGCTGCCGGCGACTGAACGGGCCGTCAGCACGTAGTACCGGGGCAGTCTGTCGCGAGTTTTCGTCACACGGGAACGTACCGAGTTCAGAGAGTTCTGAACGTATCGAGGGTGAGCCACGTCTGCGCCGTGACGGTGGCTGCCGAGGGGAGGTTGCATCCGGTCGGAACAATCGTGATATTTGAGCAATGCGTCGTGCGCTCGCGCGCGCCCGTGACCTTTAAGAAACGGTGGCTACTACACAGATGTAAGATTTTCATGGCTGAGGACAGCGAGTATGGCGCAGGGCAGATTCAGGTACTCGAGGGGTTGCAAGCCGTCCGGAAGCGACCGGCGATGTACATCGGTTCGACCGACACACGGGGGCTTCACCATCTCGTCTACGAGGTCGTCGACAACTCCATCGACGAGGCACTGGCCGGCCACTGCGACACCATCGAAGTGACAATCCACGAGGATAGCTCCGTCTCCGTCAGCGACGACGGCCGCGGGATTCCCGTCGACACCCACGAGGAACACGGCAGGCCCGCAGTGGAGGTCATCATGACCGTGCTCCACGCCGGCGGGAAGTTCGACAACAAGTCCTACCAGGTCTCGGGGGGCCTCCACGGCGTCGGCGTCAGCGTGGTCAACGCACTCTCGAAGTGGCTGGAGGTCACGATAAAGCGCGACGGGGCGGTCTGGCACCAGCGCTTCGACCACGGCGAACCCGAGTTCGAACTGGAGCGAGTGCGGGACATGGACCCCGGCGAGGAGACCGGCAGCGAGATTCGGTTCTGGCCCGACGACGACATCTTCGAGACCAGGGACTTCGTCTCCTCGACGCTGGAGTCGCGGCTCCGCGAACTGGCCTTCCTCAACTCCGGCGTCGAGATAACCCTCGTCGACGAGCGCGAGGACACCGAGCAGTCGTTCCACTACGGGGGCGGCATCCGCGAGTTCGTCGAGTACCTCAACGAGACGAAGACCCGGCTCCACGAGGACGTTATCTACTTCGAGGACGAGGAGGCCATCGACGAGGGACCGGTCCACGTCGAGGTGGCGATGCAGGCCACCGACGAACTCCAGGGGTCGCTGCACGCCTTCGCGAACAACATCAACACACGCGAGGGCGGCACCCACATGACCGGGTTCAAGACCGCGCTGACCCGCGTCGTCAACGACTACGCCCAGGACAACGGCTTGCTCCGTGACCTGGACGACACCCTCAAGGGTGACGACATCCGCGAGGGACTGACGGCGGTCATCTCGATCAAGCACCCCGACCCGCAGTTCGAGGGCCAGACGAAGACGAAACTCGGCAACTCCGAAGTGCGGGGCATCGTCGAGTCGGCGGTCCACGAGGAACTGGGGACCTACTTCGAGGAACACCCGGACACCGCCGAGGCCATCGTCTCGAAGGCCGTCGAGGCCGCGAAAGCCCGCAAGGCCGCCAAGAAGGCCGAGGAACTGACGCGCCGGAAGTCCGCGCTCGACTCGACGGCGCTGCCCGGGAAACTGGCGGACTGCCAGACGCGCGACCCCAGCGAGTCCGAACTGTTCGTCGTGGAGGGCGACTCCGCGGGCGGCAGCGCGAAGCAGGGCCGCAATCCGGAGTTCCAGGCCATCCTCCCCATCCGGGGGAAGATTCTGAACGTCGAGAAGCACCGCCTGGACCGGATTCTGGAGAACAACGAGATCCGCAACCTCATCACCGCACTCGGGACGGGCATCGGCGACGAGTTCGACATCGAGGACGCGCGCTACGAGAAAATCATCTTCATGTGCGACGCAGACGTCGACGGCGCGCACATCCGCACGCTGCTGTTGACGCTGTTCTACCGCCACATGAAGCCGCTACTCGAAGCGGGTTACGTCTACGCCGCGCAACCGCCGCTGTACCGCATCCGCTATCGCGGCGAGACCTACGACGCGATGACCGAGGCGGAGCGCAACGAGATCGTCCAGGAGAAGTGCGACGGCAACCCGGACCAGGTCCAGCGGTTCAAGGGCCTGGGCGAGATGAACCCCGAACAGCTCTGGGACACGACGATGAACCCGGAGACGCGCCACCTCAAGCAGATAACCATCGAGGACGCCGCCGCGGCGGACAAGATGTTCTCCGTGCTGATGGGTGACGCCGTCGAACCGCGCAAGCAGTTCATCAAGGAACACGCGCCGGAAGCGGAGTGGGTGGACATATGAGTTCGGACGTTCCCGACCCCGAGGACGTCGACGCGCCGGCGGCCAACGTCGAGCACGTCCGCATCGAGGACGAGATGGAGCAGAGCTACATCGACTACGCGATGAGCGTCATCGCGGGCCGTGCCCTGCCCGACGTCCGCGACGGGCTGAAGCCGGTCCACCGGCGCATCCTCTACGCCATGGACCAGATGGGCGTCAGTTCCGGCTCCAGCCACCGCAAGTCCTCCTCCATCGTCGGCGAGACGATGGGTGACTACCACCCACACGGCGACTCCGCCATCTACGACACGCTCGTGCGGATGGCCCAGGACTTCTCGATGCGCTATCCGCTGGTCGACGGCCAGGGCAACTTCGGGTCGATGGACGGCGACCCGGCCGCAGCGATGCGCTACACCGAGGCCCGGATGGCCCCCATCGCCGAGGAACTGCTCGCGGACATCGAGAAGGACACCGTCGACTTCCAGTCGAACTACGACGACCGCCTCGAAGAGCCGGCGGTCCTGCCCGCGAAACTCCCGAACCTCCTGCTCAACGGGTCGTCCGGGATTGCCGTGGGAATGTCGACGAACATCCCGCCGCACAACCTCGGCGAAATCGTGGACGCGACGGTCCACCTCATCGACAACCCCGACTGTACGGTCGAGGACCTGATGGACCACGTCAAGGGCCCCGATTTCCCGACGGGCGCGAACATCGTCGGGAAGGACGCCATCTACTCGGCGTACTCGACGGGGCGGGGCCGCCTGCGCGTCCGCGCGG contains:
- the gyrB gene encoding DNA topoisomerase (ATP-hydrolyzing) subunit B: MAEDSEYGAGQIQVLEGLQAVRKRPAMYIGSTDTRGLHHLVYEVVDNSIDEALAGHCDTIEVTIHEDSSVSVSDDGRGIPVDTHEEHGRPAVEVIMTVLHAGGKFDNKSYQVSGGLHGVGVSVVNALSKWLEVTIKRDGAVWHQRFDHGEPEFELERVRDMDPGEETGSEIRFWPDDDIFETRDFVSSTLESRLRELAFLNSGVEITLVDEREDTEQSFHYGGGIREFVEYLNETKTRLHEDVIYFEDEEAIDEGPVHVEVAMQATDELQGSLHAFANNINTREGGTHMTGFKTALTRVVNDYAQDNGLLRDLDDTLKGDDIREGLTAVISIKHPDPQFEGQTKTKLGNSEVRGIVESAVHEELGTYFEEHPDTAEAIVSKAVEAAKARKAAKKAEELTRRKSALDSTALPGKLADCQTRDPSESELFVVEGDSAGGSAKQGRNPEFQAILPIRGKILNVEKHRLDRILENNEIRNLITALGTGIGDEFDIEDARYEKIIFMCDADVDGAHIRTLLLTLFYRHMKPLLEAGYVYAAQPPLYRIRYRGETYDAMTEAERNEIVQEKCDGNPDQVQRFKGLGEMNPEQLWDTTMNPETRHLKQITIEDAAAADKMFSVLMGDAVEPRKQFIKEHAPEAEWVDI